A single Mus caroli chromosome 15, CAROLI_EIJ_v1.1, whole genome shotgun sequence DNA region contains:
- the Gpt gene encoding alanine aminotransferase 1, protein MASQGNDRIQASRNGLKGKVLTLDTMNPCVRRVEYAVRGPIVQRALELEQELRQGVKKPFTEVIRANIGDAQAMGQRPITFFRQVLALCVYPNLLSSPDFPEDAKRRAERILQACGGHSLGAYSISSGIQPIREDVAQYIERRDGGIPADPNNIFLSTGASDAIVTMLKLLVAGEGRARTGVLIPIPQYPLYSAALAELDAVQVDYYLDEERAWALDIAELRRALCQARDRCCPRVLCVINPGNPTGQVQTRECIEAVIRFAFEEGLFLMADEVYQDNVYAEGSQFHSFKKVLTEMGPPYATQQELASFHSVSKGYMGECGFRGGYVEVVNMDAEVQKQMAKLMSVRLCPPVPGQALMGMVVSPPTPSEPSFKQFQAERQEVLAELAAKAKLTEQVFNEAPGIRCNPVQGAMYSFPRMQLPLKAVQRAQELGLAPDMFFCLCLLEETGICVVPGSGFGQQEGTYHFRMTILPPMEKLRVLLEKLRHFHAKFTHEYS, encoded by the exons ATGGCCTCACAAGGGAATGACCGGATCCAGGCTTCAAGGAATGGACTGAAGGGGAAGGTGCTAACTCTGGATACCATGAACCCATGTGTGCGGAGGGTGGAGTATGCCGTCCGAGGCCCCATCGTGCAGCGTGCCTtggagctggagcaggagctgcGCCAG ggTGTGAAGAAGCCTTTTACTGAGGTTATCCGTGCCAATATTGGGGATGCACAAGCCATGGGGCAGAGACCCATCACCTTCTTCCGCCAG GTCCTGGCCCTCTGTGTCTACCCCAATCTTCTGAGCAGTCCGGACTTCCCAGAGGATGCCAAGAGAAGGGCAGAACGCATCTTGCAGGCATGCGGGGGCCACAGCCTGG GTGCCTATAGCATTAGCTCTGGAATCCAGCCGATTCGGGAGGATGTGGCTCAATACATTGAGAGGAGAGACGGAGGCATCCCTGCAGACCCGAACAACATATTTCTGTCCACAGGGGCCAGCGATGCCATCGTG ACAATGCTCAAGCTGCTGGTAGCTGGCGAGGGCCGTGCACGAACGGGTGTACTCATTCCCATTCCTCAGTACCCACTGTACTCAGCTGCGCTGGCTGAGCTGGACGCCGTGCAGGTGGACTACTACCTGGACGAAGAGCGCGCCTGGGCTCTGGACATCGCTGAGCTGCGGCGCGCTCTGTGCCAGGCACGTGACCGCTGCTGCCCTCGAGTACTGTGCGTCATCAACCCCGGCAACCCCACGG GGCAGGTGCAGACCCGTGAGTGCATCGAGGCCGTAATCCGCTTTGCTTTCGAAGAGGGACTCTTCCTGATGGCTGATGAG GTATACCAGGACAATGTATATGCCGAGGGCTCTCAGTTCCATTCATTCAAGAAGGTGCTCACGGAGATGGGGCCACCATATGCCACGCAGCAGGAGCTCGCGTCTTTCCACTCAGTCTCTAAGGGCTACATGGGCGA GTGCGGGTTTCGTGGTGGCTATGTGGAAGTGGTAAACATGGATGCCGAGGTGCAGAAACAGATGGCGAAACTGATGAGCGTGCGGCTGTGTCCACCAGTGCCGGGCCAGGCTTTGATGGGCATGGTGGTCAGTCCGCCAACCCCCTCCGAGCCGTCCTTCAAGCAGTTTCAAGCA gagaggcaggaggtgCTGGCTGAACTGGCAGCCAAGGCTAAACTCACGGAGCAGGTCTTCAACGAGGCCCCCGGGATCCGCTGCAACCCGGTGCAGGGCGCTATGTATTCCTTCCCTCgaatgcagctgcctttgaaagCAGTGCAGCGTGCGCAG GAACTGGGCCTGGCCCCTGACATGTtcttctgcctgtgcctcctggaAGAGACTGGCATCTGCGTTGTGCCTGGGAGTGGCTTTGGGCAGCAGGAGGGCACCTATCATTTCCG GATGACCATTCTGCCCCCCATGGAGAAACTGCGGGTGctgctggagaaactgaggcacttCCATGCAAAATTCACTCATGAGTACTCCTGA